In the genome of Megalops cyprinoides isolate fMegCyp1 chromosome 7, fMegCyp1.pri, whole genome shotgun sequence, one region contains:
- the vwa1 gene encoding von Willebrand factor A domain-containing protein 1, protein MERRILLTCVLLTVLLRPTDAQSAVSDSVLNCCEGDVLFLLDSSGSVSSYEFSRMLSFLSELLRPFSLGPDQVRVGLLQVGTEPHLEFGFDAHSTQRGLQEALQRTKQLQGDTNTDKALKLAQERVLKEGGKGGARAGLPRVLVWLTDGVQPGAVEGPMEALQEEGVAVLVVSTGHGNYQVLRSVVTPPADSHLYFVDIDDMSIIAKDLRDAIIEIIRAERLQVRDVSTRSATLHWRPILTAGTGFYDIRFGPVPTGTGGASGGPGTSPIVGGGQWRRVTRPGDASSAKLMDLQPDTQYRATLTPESNLDFLKPLSITFTTQSEVLSPAVVTVLESGTNSMKVSWGPLQPNSVKKYQVEYGALPGGKVHIATVSRDRNSTVLTNLQPDTQYLVTVSAFHSSGQERAMSIKACTQEVLPALADLQLTTVGSDSVRVQWKGQAEGLRGYWVTWEGASGSSGHSSSLYLPPSSVSTLLTHLPPTSRVCVSPVYRTARGEGLCCTARFYSDVIPRGDLFYSPA, encoded by the exons tgctgaACTGCTGCGAAGGCGACGTTCTGTTCCTGCTGGACTCCTCCGGCAGCGTCTCCTCCTACGAGTTCTCCCGCATGCTGAGTTTCCTGTCCGAGCTGCTGCGGCCCTTCTCCCTGGGGCCCGACCAGGTGAGGGTGGGGCTGCTGCAGGTGGGCACCGAGCCTCACCTGGAGTTTGGCTTCGACGCCCACAGCACCCAGCGGggcctgcaggaggcgctgcagAGGACCAAGCAGCTCCAGGGTGACACCAACACGGACAAGGCCCTAAAGCTGGCCCAGGAGCGGGTGCTGAAGGAGGGCGGGAAGGGCGGGGCCAGGGCGGGGCTCCCCAGGGTTCTCGTGTGGCTGACGGATGGGGTGCAGCCCGGCGCTGTGGAGGGACCAATGGAGGCGCTGCAGGAGGAGGGCGTGGCTGTGCTGGTGGTCTCCACAGGACACGGGAACTACCAGGTACTGAGGAGCGTGGTGACCCCGCCCGCCGACAGCCACCTGTACTTTGTGGACATCGACGACATGAGCATCATCGCCAAGGACCTCAGGGACGCCATCATTG AGATTATCCGGGCGGAGCGGCTGCAGGTTCGAGACGTGTCCACCCGCAGCGCGACCCTGCATTGGCGCCCCATCCTGACCGCTGGCACCGGGTTCTACGACATCCGATTCGGGCCGGTCCCGACGGGAACGGGCGGGGCCAGCGGAGGGCCCGGCACCAGCCCCATCGTCGGTGGGGGTCAGTGGCGCAGGGTGACCCGGCCGGGTGACGCCAGCTCGGCCAAGCTGATGGACCTGCAGCCGGACACCCAGTACAGGGCCACGCTCACACCCGAGTCCAACCTGGACTTCCTGAAGCCCCTGTCCATCACCTTCACCACACAGTCCG AGGTTCTGAGTCCAGCTGTAGTCACGGTCTTGGAGTCCGGCACGAACAGCATGAAGGTCAGCTGGGGACCCCTGCAGCCAAACTCGGTAAAGAAGTACCAGGTGGAGTACGGTGCCCTGCCAGGGGGGAAGGTCCACATCGCCACCGTCAGCCGAGACCGCAACTCGACCGTGCTGACCAACCTGCAGCCTGACACACAGTACCTGGTCACAGTGAGCGCATTTCACTCCTCTGGCCAGGAGAGGGCGATGTCCATCAAGGCCTGCACTCAGGAGG tgctgcCTGCCCTGGCAGACCTGCAGCTGACTACAGTAGGGAGCGACTCAGTCCGTGTCCAGTGGAAGGGCCAGGCAGAGGGGCTGCGGGGTTACTGGGTCACCTGGGAAGGTGCCAGCGGTTCCTCGGGACACTCCTCGTCCTTATACCTGCCCCCCAGCTCCGTGTCCACACTGCTGACCCACCTGCCGCCCACCAGCCGTGTCTGTGTCTCGCCTGTGTACAGGACGGCACGTGGGGAGGGGCTCTGCTGCACTGCCCGCTTTTATTCAG ATGTTATTCCTCGAGGAGACCTATTTTACAGTCCTGCATGA